In Palaemon carinicauda isolate YSFRI2023 chromosome 18, ASM3689809v2, whole genome shotgun sequence, a genomic segment contains:
- the LOC137657359 gene encoding uncharacterized protein — translation MTNDDEKRSIDLKTRDRDDWLNKERENFRLSTQKERENFRLSIQKERENFRLSTQKERENFSLSTQKERENFRLSTQKERENFRLSTQKERENFRLSTQKERENFRLSTQKERENFRLSTQKERENFRLSTQKERENFKLSTQKERENFRLSTQKERENFRLSTQKEKENFSLSTQKEKENFRLSTQKERENFRLSTQKERENFRLSTQKERENFRLSTQKEIENFRLSIQKERENFRLSTQKERENFRLLTQKEKENFSLSIQKEKENLQSVQLHADKILRRRAVVKQCKFRSEWIQDEDLKHWLTEKMKESGESVPDCKFCQCVLVS, via the exons aaagaaagagaaaactttAGGTTATCAAcgcagaaagaaagagaaaactttAGGTTATCAatacagaaagaaagagaaaactttAGGTTATCAAcgcagaaagaaagagaaaactttAGTTTATCAAcgcagaaagaaagagaaaactttAGGTTATCAAcgcagaaagaaagagaaaactttAGGTTATCAAcgcagaaagaaagagaaaactttAGGTTATCAAcgcagaaagaaagagaaaactttAGGTTATCAacacagaaagaaagagaaaactttAGGTTATCAAcgcagaaagaaagagaaaactttAGGTTATCAacacagaaagaaagagaaaactttAAGTTATCAacacagaaagaaagagaaaactttAGGTTATCAacacagaaagaaagagaaaactttAGGTTATCAacacagaaagaaaaagaaaattttagtttatcaacacagaaagaaaaagaaaactttaggTTATCAacacagaaagaaagagaaaactttAGGTTATCAacacagaaagaaagagaaaactttAGGTTATCAacacagaaagaaagagaaaactttAGGTTATCAacacagaaagaaatagaaaactttAGGTTATCAatacagaaagaaagagaaaactttAGGTTATCAacacagaaagaaagagaaaactttAGGTTATTAacacagaaagaaaaagaaaactttagtttatcaatacagaaagaaaaagaaaacttgcaAAGTGTTCAACTACACGCAGATAAAATCCTCCGTAGAAGAGCCGTTGTAAAGCAATGT AAATTTCGAAGTGAGTGGATTCAAGATGAAGATTTAAAACATTGGTTAACTGAAAAAATGAAGGAAAGTGGTGAAAGTGTGCCTGATTGTAAATTTTGTCAGTGCGTTCTTGTGTCTTAA